In a single window of the Streptomyces cinnabarinus genome:
- a CDS encoding DedA family protein: MTTLALGPEWLSPDYLIETFSLPGILLIVFAESGLFAFLPGDSLLFTAGLFVAEGNYITQPLWLVCTLIVLAAVIGDQVGYMIGKFFGPKLFSRPNSKLFKQENLEKAHEFMEKYGPKAIVLARFVPIVRTFAPIVAGAGRMKYRTFLTYNIIGGIAWGTGVTLAGYWLGQIGFIKKNVESILILIVFISVVPIIVEYLRERSKKKRAAAEAPAPQPGQQHHQQHPQVMDDATTQLRRIDPTDQPPQQQYYGQQQPYAQQYPQGYGNQQHDQQQNNQYPYNQGY; this comes from the coding sequence GTGACCACCCTTGCGCTCGGCCCCGAGTGGCTCAGCCCGGACTACCTGATCGAGACCTTCAGCCTGCCCGGCATCCTGCTGATCGTCTTCGCCGAATCGGGCCTCTTCGCGTTCCTGCCCGGTGACTCGCTGCTGTTCACGGCGGGTCTCTTCGTGGCCGAGGGCAACTACATCACCCAGCCCCTGTGGCTGGTCTGCACCCTGATCGTGCTCGCCGCAGTCATCGGCGACCAGGTCGGCTACATGATCGGCAAGTTCTTCGGCCCGAAGCTCTTCAGCCGCCCCAACTCCAAGCTCTTCAAACAGGAGAACCTGGAGAAAGCGCACGAGTTCATGGAGAAGTACGGCCCCAAGGCGATCGTTCTGGCCCGCTTTGTGCCGATCGTCCGCACCTTCGCGCCCATCGTGGCCGGCGCTGGCCGGATGAAGTACCGCACCTTCCTGACGTACAACATCATCGGCGGTATCGCCTGGGGCACCGGCGTCACCCTCGCGGGTTACTGGCTGGGTCAGATCGGCTTCATCAAGAAGAACGTCGAGTCGATCCTCATCCTGATCGTCTTCATCTCGGTCGTCCCGATCATCGTCGAGTACCTCCGCGAGCGCTCCAAGAAGAAGCGCGCGGCCGCCGAGGCCCCCGCGCCCCAGCCCGGCCAACAGCACCACCAGCAGCACCCGCAGGTGATGGACGACGCGACGACCCAGCTCCGCCGCATCGACCCGACGGACCAGCCCCCCCAGCAGCAGTACTACGGCCAGCAGCAGCCGTACGCCCAGCAGTACCCCCAGGGCTACGGCAACCAGCAGCACGACCAGCAGCAGAACAACCAGTACCCCTACAACCAGGGCTACTAG
- the tilS gene encoding tRNA lysidine(34) synthetase TilS, translating to MGPHPAVAAIRLAVRRVLHDILTEHSDTSSDTPPERPPSPLVLVACSGGADSMALASALAFEAPKLGIRAGGITVDHGLQPGSDLRAEEVVLRLRELGLDPVESTAVTVGREGGPEAAARDARYAALDAAAQRHGALAVLLGHTRDDQAETVLLGLARGSGIRSLSGMAAVSGADGRYRRPFLGLDRQTARRACMVQSLPVWDDPHNADPAYTRSRLRHEGLPALEKALGKGVVEALARTAQLSRDDADALDAWASQAETAVRDATGLLECAKLYALPPAVRRRILRRAAIEAGAPAGSLFARHIEEVDRLITGWRGQGAINLPGKVVAQRQGGRLVIRQG from the coding sequence ATGGGTCCCCATCCTGCGGTCGCGGCGATACGCCTGGCGGTCCGCCGCGTCCTCCACGACATCCTCACCGAACACAGTGACACCTCCTCCGACACCCCGCCCGAGCGCCCGCCGTCGCCGCTCGTGCTCGTGGCGTGCTCCGGCGGCGCCGACTCCATGGCCCTCGCCTCCGCCCTCGCCTTCGAGGCCCCCAAACTCGGCATCCGCGCGGGCGGCATCACCGTCGACCACGGCCTCCAGCCCGGCTCCGATCTGCGCGCCGAGGAAGTCGTCCTGCGCCTGCGCGAACTCGGCCTGGACCCCGTCGAGTCCACCGCCGTCACCGTCGGCCGCGAAGGCGGCCCCGAGGCCGCCGCCCGGGACGCCCGCTACGCCGCCCTCGACGCCGCCGCCCAGCGCCACGGCGCCCTCGCCGTTCTGCTCGGCCACACCCGCGACGACCAGGCCGAAACCGTCCTGCTCGGCCTCGCCCGCGGCTCCGGCATCCGCTCCCTGTCCGGAATGGCCGCGGTCTCGGGGGCCGACGGCCGTTATCGGCGCCCCTTCCTCGGACTCGACCGGCAGACCGCCCGCCGCGCCTGCATGGTCCAGTCCCTCCCCGTCTGGGACGACCCCCACAACGCGGACCCCGCCTACACCCGCTCCCGCCTGCGCCACGAGGGCCTGCCCGCCCTGGAGAAGGCCCTCGGCAAGGGCGTCGTCGAAGCCCTCGCCCGTACGGCCCAACTGTCCCGCGACGATGCAGACGCCCTCGACGCCTGGGCCAGTCAGGCCGAAACCGCCGTACGCGACGCGACCGGCCTGCTGGAGTGCGCCAAGCTCTACGCCCTCCCGCCCGCCGTACGCCGCCGGATCCTGCGCCGCGCCGCCATCGAGGCCGGTGCCCCCGCGGGTTCGCTCTTCGCCCGGCACATCGAGGAAGTGGACCGTCTGATCACCGGCTGGCGCGGCCAGGGGGCCATCAATCTCCCAGGCAAAGTCGTCGCCCAGCGTCAGGGTGGCAGACTGGTGATTCGGCAAGGCTGA
- a CDS encoding threonine/serine ThrE exporter family protein has protein sequence MTEAEDRKPQSDEATGTFDPEITSEFALPEGLAVLRGESETSSEFALPVGLDAPPGPTAEPEGSAFSPPSTYHSSDAPPAFTPATGIPAVSLTKNVPWQDRMRTMLRMPVAERPAPERVHKAEDEGPAVPRVLDLTLRIGELLLAGGEGAEDVEAAMFAVCRSYGLDRCEPNVTFTLLSISYQPSLVDDPVSAARTVRRRGTDYTRLAAVFRLVDDLSDAESHISLEEAYRRLAEIRRNRHPYPTWVLTSASGLLAGAASVLVGGDLIVFIAAAVGAMLGDRLAWLCAGRGLPEFYQFTVAAMPPAAIGVALTLAHVDAKASAVITGGLFALLPGRALVAGVQDGLTGFYITASARLLEVMYFFVGIVVGVLIILYFGVNLGAKLNPDAALNISERPYWQIGASMLLSLTFAVLLQQERSTVLAVTLNGGVAWSVYGALHYTAGLSPVASTAVAAGLVGLFGQLLSRYRFASALPYTTAAIGPLLPGSATYFGLLSIAQNEVDKGLVSLATAASLAMAIAIGVNLGSEISRLFLRLPGGTEAGRRAAKRTRGF, from the coding sequence GTGACGGAGGCGGAGGACCGCAAGCCGCAGTCGGACGAGGCGACCGGCACGTTCGACCCCGAGATCACATCCGAGTTCGCCCTGCCCGAAGGGCTCGCCGTTCTCAGAGGCGAGTCCGAGACCTCGTCGGAGTTCGCGCTCCCGGTCGGTCTGGACGCGCCGCCGGGGCCGACCGCCGAGCCGGAGGGGTCGGCGTTCAGCCCGCCGAGCACCTATCACTCCAGTGACGCGCCGCCCGCGTTCACCCCGGCGACCGGGATCCCCGCGGTCAGTCTGACCAAGAACGTGCCCTGGCAGGACCGGATGCGCACGATGCTGCGGATGCCGGTGGCCGAGCGGCCGGCGCCGGAGCGGGTCCACAAGGCCGAGGACGAGGGGCCGGCCGTCCCGCGCGTGCTCGACCTGACGCTGCGTATCGGCGAGCTGCTGCTCGCGGGCGGTGAGGGCGCGGAGGACGTCGAGGCGGCGATGTTCGCGGTCTGCCGGTCCTACGGCCTGGACCGCTGCGAGCCGAACGTCACCTTCACCCTGCTGTCGATCTCCTACCAGCCGTCCCTGGTGGACGATCCGGTGTCGGCGGCGCGGACGGTACGGCGGCGCGGGACCGACTACACGCGGCTCGCGGCGGTGTTCCGGCTGGTGGACGACCTCAGTGACGCGGAGAGCCATATCTCGCTGGAGGAGGCCTACCGGCGGCTCGCGGAGATCCGCCGCAACCGGCATCCGTATCCGACCTGGGTGCTGACCTCGGCGAGCGGACTGCTGGCGGGTGCGGCCTCGGTGCTGGTCGGTGGTGATCTGATCGTGTTCATCGCCGCGGCGGTGGGCGCGATGCTCGGCGACCGGCTGGCGTGGCTGTGCGCGGGGCGGGGGCTGCCGGAGTTCTACCAGTTCACGGTGGCCGCGATGCCTCCGGCCGCGATAGGGGTCGCGCTGACCCTGGCGCATGTGGACGCGAAGGCGTCCGCCGTGATCACCGGTGGGCTGTTCGCGCTGCTGCCCGGGCGGGCGCTGGTGGCGGGCGTGCAGGACGGCCTGACCGGGTTCTACATCACCGCCTCGGCGCGGCTGCTGGAGGTCATGTACTTCTTCGTCGGGATCGTCGTCGGAGTGCTGATCATCCTGTACTTCGGCGTGAACCTCGGCGCGAAGCTGAACCCGGACGCGGCGCTGAACATCTCCGAGCGGCCCTACTGGCAGATCGGTGCCTCGATGCTGCTGTCGCTGACCTTCGCGGTGCTGCTGCAGCAGGAACGGTCCACCGTGCTGGCCGTCACGCTGAACGGCGGGGTCGCCTGGTCGGTGTACGGCGCGCTGCACTACACCGCCGGTCTTTCGCCGGTCGCCTCTACGGCCGTGGCGGCGGGGCTGGTGGGGCTGTTCGGGCAGTTGCTGTCGCGGTACCGGTTCGCGTCGGCGCTGCCGTACACGACCGCGGCGATCGGGCCCCTGTTGCCAGGGTCCGCGACCTACTTCGGGTTGTTGTCCATCGCGCAGAACGAGGTGGACAAGGGGTTGGTGTCGCTGGCCACGGCGGCGTCGTTGGCCATGGCCATCGCCATCGGGGTGAACCTCGGGTCGGAGATCTCGCGGTTGTTCCTGCGGCTTCCCGGTGGGACCGAGGCGGGACGCAGGGCTGCTAAGCGGACTCGGGGGTTCTGA
- a CDS encoding inorganic diphosphatase has product MEFDVTIEIPKGSRNKYEVDHETGRIRLDRRLFTSTAYPTDYGFVENTLGEDGDPLDALVILDEPTFPGCLIKCRAIGMFRMTDEAGGDDKLLCVPATDPRQEHLRDIHHVSEFDRLEIQHFFEVYKDLEPGKSVEGADWVGRTEAEAEIERSYKRFKDQGGH; this is encoded by the coding sequence GTGGAGTTCGACGTCACGATCGAGATTCCGAAGGGTTCGCGGAACAAGTACGAGGTGGACCACGAGACCGGTCGGATCCGCCTGGACCGTCGCCTCTTCACCTCGACCGCCTACCCGACCGACTACGGCTTCGTCGAGAACACCCTCGGCGAGGACGGCGACCCGCTGGACGCGCTGGTCATCCTGGACGAGCCGACCTTCCCGGGCTGCCTCATCAAGTGCCGCGCGATCGGCATGTTCCGGATGACCGACGAGGCCGGCGGCGACGACAAGCTGCTGTGCGTGCCGGCGACGGACCCGCGCCAGGAGCACCTGCGGGACATCCACCACGTGTCGGAGTTCGACCGCCTGGAGATCCAGCACTTCTTCGAGGTCTACAAGGACCTGGAGCCCGGCAAGTCCGTCGAGGGCGCCGACTGGGTCGGCCGTACCGAGGCCGAAGCCGAGATCGAGCGTTCCTACAAGCGCTTCAAGGACCAGGGCGGCCACTGA
- the hpt gene encoding hypoxanthine phosphoribosyltransferase, whose amino-acid sequence MRVDAKDMGADLQQVLITKEEIDAKLAELAAKIDAEYAGKDLLIVGVLKGAVMVMADLARALSTPVTMDWMAVSSYGAGTQSSGVVRILKDLDTDIKGRHVLIVEDIIDSGLTLSWLLSNLGSREPESLKVCTLLRKPDAAKVAIDVEWVGFDIPNEFVVGYGLDYAEKYRNLPFVGTLAPHVYGG is encoded by the coding sequence ATGCGGGTGGACGCGAAAGACATGGGTGCCGACCTCCAGCAGGTGCTCATCACCAAGGAAGAGATCGACGCGAAGCTGGCCGAATTGGCCGCGAAGATCGATGCGGAGTACGCGGGCAAGGACCTGCTCATCGTCGGCGTGCTCAAGGGCGCGGTGATGGTCATGGCGGACCTCGCCCGGGCGCTGTCCACCCCCGTCACCATGGACTGGATGGCCGTGTCCTCCTACGGCGCGGGCACCCAGTCCTCCGGCGTGGTGCGGATCCTCAAGGACCTCGACACGGACATCAAGGGCCGGCACGTCCTGATCGTCGAGGACATCATCGACTCCGGCCTGACCCTGTCGTGGCTGCTGTCCAACCTCGGCTCCCGCGAGCCCGAGTCGCTCAAGGTCTGCACCCTGCTGCGCAAGCCGGACGCCGCCAAGGTCGCCATCGACGTCGAGTGGGTCGGCTTCGACATCCCCAACGAGTTCGTCGTCGGCTACGGCCTCGACTACGCCGAGAAGTACCGCAACCTCCCGTTCGTCGGTACGCTCGCGCCTCACGTCTACGGCGGCTGA
- the dacB gene encoding D-alanyl-D-alanine carboxypeptidase/D-alanyl-D-alanine-endopeptidase, which yields MVVPELRPWRAARPRLARIAGAVRPRLARAATAGRPRLARLGRTVSAQVTRPKTWQYTAGAATAGLALAVGVVTAAGPWDSSGQRTAERDRAAAQEGTGGADHGRSSDTAAKAPGPAPSAASVLTGLGGAAGRVKAAPGSKALSTLLDPLLDVPALGARHSAAVVDVTTGKRLYGAGADTALTPASTTKIATAAAALSALGPDHRLTTRTALEPDTKELVLVGGGDPTLTAREDAEGLASLRTLAEDTAAALKKDGVREVTLSYDTTLYAGEELHPIGVNDNLAPVSALMADEARTDDSTSGPVPRVSEPAAEAARTFADLIEDHGIRTTSPGPSKATARAETLAEVSSPPLSALVERMLTNSDNDIAEALARHTAIATGERPDLTGAGRAIRAELNKLGLPVKGTEFKDGSGLNRDNRLTADLLTALLAQSGDPARPELRPILTGLPVAGFTGTLTSRYADGAAGVVRAKTGTLTGVNALAGTAVDSDGHLLAFAFLATDTTNPAEAQSALDKAATALAGCGCS from the coding sequence GTGGTCGTGCCAGAGCTGAGGCCTTGGCGAGCCGCGAGACCGCGGCTGGCACGGATCGCGGGCGCCGTACGACCGCGTCTCGCACGGGCGGCCACGGCCGGACGACCGCGCCTGGCAAGGCTCGGCCGAACCGTCTCGGCACAGGTCACAAGGCCGAAGACCTGGCAGTACACCGCCGGCGCCGCCACCGCGGGCCTCGCGCTGGCCGTCGGGGTGGTGACCGCCGCCGGTCCCTGGGACTCCTCGGGTCAGCGTACGGCCGAGCGCGACCGGGCAGCCGCCCAGGAGGGCACGGGTGGCGCAGATCACGGCCGTAGTTCCGATACGGCGGCCAAGGCACCCGGCCCTGCTCCGAGCGCCGCATCCGTCCTCACCGGCCTCGGCGGAGCCGCCGGGCGGGTGAAAGCGGCACCCGGCAGCAAGGCCCTGTCCACCCTCCTCGACCCGCTCCTGGACGTCCCCGCGCTCGGCGCCCGCCACTCCGCCGCCGTCGTCGACGTGACCACCGGCAAGCGCCTGTACGGCGCCGGCGCCGACACCGCGCTCACCCCCGCCTCCACCACGAAGATCGCCACCGCCGCCGCGGCCCTGTCCGCCCTCGGCCCCGACCACCGCCTCACCACCCGCACCGCCCTGGAACCGGACACCAAGGAACTCGTCCTCGTCGGCGGCGGCGACCCCACCCTCACCGCCCGCGAGGACGCCGAAGGCCTCGCGAGCCTGCGCACCCTCGCCGAGGACACCGCCGCCGCCCTGAAGAAGGACGGCGTGCGCGAGGTGACCCTGTCGTACGACACCACGCTCTACGCGGGCGAGGAGCTCCACCCGATCGGGGTCAACGACAACCTCGCGCCGGTCAGCGCCCTGATGGCGGACGAGGCCCGCACCGACGACTCCACCAGCGGGCCCGTGCCGCGGGTGAGCGAACCGGCGGCGGAGGCGGCCCGTACCTTCGCCGACCTGATCGAGGACCACGGCATCAGAACGACCTCGCCCGGCCCCTCCAAGGCGACGGCCCGCGCCGAGACCCTCGCCGAGGTTTCCTCGCCGCCGCTGTCGGCCCTCGTCGAGCGCATGCTCACCAACAGCGACAACGACATCGCCGAGGCCCTCGCCCGGCACACCGCCATCGCCACCGGCGAACGCCCCGACCTCACCGGCGCGGGCCGCGCGATCCGCGCCGAACTCAACAAGCTCGGACTGCCCGTGAAGGGCACCGAATTCAAGGACGGCAGCGGCCTCAACCGCGACAACCGCCTCACGGCCGACCTGCTCACGGCCCTGCTCGCACAGTCCGGCGACCCCGCCCGTCCCGAACTCCGCCCGATCCTCACCGGCCTGCCCGTCGCGGGCTTCACCGGCACCCTGACCAGCCGCTACGCGGACGGCGCGGCCGGCGTCGTACGCGCCAAGACCGGCACCCTGACCGGCGTGAACGCCCTCGCGGGCACCGCCGTCGACAGCGACGGCCACCTGCTGGCCTTCGCCTTCCTGGCCACCGACACCACCAACCCGGCAGAGGCCCAGTCGGCGCTGGACAAGGCGGCGACCGCCCTGGCGGGGTGCGGCTGCAGCTGA
- a CDS encoding zinc-dependent metalloprotease produces the protein MTSIGGAATPGMVDWNLAVATATRLMRPGPEVSRDEARAVVAELRRHAKASEEHVRGFTRLGTEETHDTPVLVVDRPGWVRANVAGFRELLKPLLDKMQERRSDTPGGAVLGAVGGKVTGVELGMLLSFLASRVLGQYETFAPATRELPAGTNGGGRLLLVAPNIVHVERELDVQPHDFRLWVCLHEETHRTQFTAVPWLRDHLEGEIQSFLGETDVDPMTVLERIREAAQSLAGSRPEGEEDDGGRSFVEIVQTPAQREILGRLTAVMSLLEGHADFVMDGVGPAVVPSVAEIREKFQQRRAKGASRLDLALRKLLGLDAKLRQYRDGERFVRAVVDQVGMDGFNRVWTSPNTLPTKAEIAKPADWVARVHRKAES, from the coding sequence ATGACGAGCATCGGTGGTGCGGCAACTCCTGGGATGGTCGACTGGAATCTCGCGGTGGCGACCGCGACCCGGCTGATGCGGCCGGGCCCCGAGGTCAGCCGCGATGAGGCCCGCGCCGTCGTCGCCGAGCTGCGCCGGCACGCCAAAGCCTCGGAGGAACACGTCCGGGGCTTCACTCGTCTGGGCACCGAGGAGACCCACGACACCCCCGTCCTCGTCGTCGACCGCCCCGGCTGGGTCCGGGCCAACGTGGCCGGCTTCCGGGAACTGCTCAAACCGCTCCTGGACAAGATGCAGGAGCGCCGCAGCGACACCCCCGGCGGCGCGGTCCTCGGCGCCGTCGGCGGCAAGGTCACCGGCGTCGAACTCGGCATGCTGCTGTCGTTTCTCGCCTCCCGCGTCCTCGGCCAGTACGAGACCTTCGCCCCCGCCACCCGCGAACTGCCCGCCGGCACCAACGGCGGCGGCCGCCTGCTGCTCGTCGCGCCGAACATCGTGCACGTGGAGCGCGAACTCGACGTACAGCCCCACGACTTCCGCCTCTGGGTCTGCCTGCACGAGGAGACCCACCGCACCCAGTTCACCGCCGTGCCCTGGCTGCGGGACCACCTGGAGGGTGAAATCCAGTCTTTCTTGGGGGAGACCGACGTCGACCCCATGACCGTGCTGGAGCGCATCCGGGAGGCCGCCCAGTCCCTCGCCGGGAGCAGGCCCGAGGGCGAGGAGGACGACGGCGGACGCTCCTTCGTCGAGATCGTGCAGACCCCGGCCCAGCGCGAGATCCTCGGCCGCCTCACCGCCGTGATGTCCCTCCTGGAGGGCCACGCCGACTTCGTGATGGACGGCGTCGGTCCGGCCGTCGTGCCGTCCGTCGCCGAGATCCGCGAGAAGTTCCAGCAGCGCCGCGCCAAGGGCGCCTCCCGACTGGACCTGGCTCTGCGCAAACTGCTCGGCCTGGACGCCAAGCTCCGCCAGTACCGCGACGGCGAACGCTTCGTGCGGGCGGTCGTCGACCAGGTCGGCATGGACGGCTTCAACCGCGTGTGGACCTCCCCCAACACCCTCCCGACCAAGGCGGAGATCGCCAAACCGGCGGACTGGGTCGCGCGGGTGCACCGCAAGGCCGAGTCGTGA